CGGGGGTTCAGGAAGGAGTCCTGGAGGCGGTCCCGGGTGACCCCCTCGACGGGGATCTCGAGATTCATCGAGAGAAGCTCCTGCAGATACTCGTCTTCCGGCGAAAGCAGGGTTTCCGAGGATTTCGGACGGAACAGCGCCCCGACCTTCTTCATGGCCGAGACGACGCTGTGGAGCGCGCTCTTCTTGGCCAGGTCGCCGGCGGGAACCTCCTCGAGGTCCGTGCCGTCCGCCTCGTCGTCGTCGCACCCGCCGGAGGCGATCTCGTCCTGGGTACAGGGCGCGTCGTCGTCGTGGACGTCCACGACCGCGACCTTCTCGATGATGTCGCTCGTTTCGGTCTTTTCGTCCCTTTGCGCGTTCTCCGCCTTCAGCTCGTCGGCGGGGAGCGGTCCGAACGGCTCCAGCGTCGTGACGCCGTCTTCCGGAATCCGAATTTCCGTTCGGACGTGCGACGCGATGGATTTCCGGTGGCGCGAGCCGGAGGTC
This region of Thermoanaerobaculia bacterium genomic DNA includes:
- a CDS encoding M23 family metallopeptidase; its protein translation is MRFVRTVLALSVTTILILPATALARRTSGSRHRKSIASHVRTEIRIPEDGVTTLEPFGPLPADELKAENAQRDEKTETSDIIEKVAVVDVHDDDAPCTQDEIASGGCDDDEADGTDLEEVPAGDLAKKSALHSVVSAMKKVGALFRPKSSETLLSPEDEYLQELLSMNLEIPVEGVTRDRLQDSFLNPRGGRRHHYQHLALDIGSPKGTPVLAVTDGEVVRIGREKRGGNAIYLRDASNRYLFYYCHLSHYAHGLMAGMKVKKGEILGQVGATGNAHGAHLHFSVTRLPDDSLALDFKKGLAVNPYLVFLFAK